A genomic window from Pagrus major chromosome 23, Pma_NU_1.0 includes:
- the spns1 gene encoding protein spinster homolog 1 has translation MSLGEPTSDSAPFFSDDSEAEGAEEHGGAAAGQRSQEESPSGVSSVRALLTVLILCYINLLNYMDRFTVAGVLPDIEQYFGIDDGKSGLLQTVFICSYMFLAPVFGYLGDRYNRKIIMSVGISFWSLVTLASSYTPREHFWVLLLTRGLVGVGEASYSTIAPTIIADLYVKGKRTNMLSIFYFAIPVGSGLGYIVGSQVGSLANDWHWALRVTPGLGLIAVLLLLFVIKEPKRGAVEARPEHHLHQTSWLTDLLALSKNYSFVLSTFGFTAVAFVTGSLALWAPTFLFRAAVFTGERDPCVEGNCASSDSLIFGAITCITGVLGVASGVQVSRKLRTRTPRADPLVCAAGLLLSAPFLYLAIVFAQASTIATYVFIFLGETFLSMNWAIVADILLYVVVPTRRSTAEAFQIVISHLLGDAGSPYLIGVVSDSLRKTDSFLWQFRSLQLSLLLCSFVAVIGGGFFLATALFIEGDRNRAENYVPTDDEPIVVPRSGRTTRVPVSSVLI, from the exons ATGTCTCTGGGCGAGCCCACGTCGGACTCGGCGCCGTTCTTCTCCGATGACAGCGAGGCGGAGGGTGCCGAGGAGCATGGCGGGGCGGCGGCGGGTCAGAGGTCGCAGGAGGAGTCACCCAGCGGGGTGTCGAGTGTCCGAGCGCTGCTGACCGTCCTCATCCTCTGCTACATCAACCTGCTCAACTACATGGACCGGTTCACCGTGGCAG GTGTTCTCCCCGACATCGAGCAGTATTTTGGGATTGATGATGGGAAGTCTGGATTACTCCAAACAG tttttatcTGCAGCTACATGTTCCTGGCTCCGGTCTTTGGTTACTTGGGCGACAGGTACAACAGGAAGATCATCATGAGCGTCGGCATCTCTTTCTGGTCTCTGGTGACTCTCGCCAGCTCCTACACCCCCAGAGAG CACTTCTGGGTCCTGCTGCTGACTCGAGGTCTGGTCGGAGTCGGCGAGGCCAGTTACTCCACCATCGCTCCCACCATCATCGCCGACCTCTACGTGAAGGGAAAGAGGACGAACATGCTCTCCATCTTTTATTTCGCCATTCCTGTCGGCAG CGGTCTTGGATACATCGTGGGCTCACAGGTCGGTAGCCTGGCGAATGATTGGCACTGGGCTCTGCGG GTGACTCCTGGTCTGGGACTGATCgcggtgctgctgctgctgttcgtGATCAAGGAGCCTAAAAGAGGAGCCGTGGAGGCTCGACCCGAGCATCACCTGCACCAGACCAGCTGGCTGACGGACCTGCTGGCTCTCAGCAAGAA cTACAGCTTCGTGTTGTCGACCTTCGGCTTCACAGCGGTGGCGTTTGTCACCGGCTCTCTTGCTCTTTGGGCTCCAACCTTCCTCTTCAGAGCCGCCGTCTTCACAGGGGAGAGAGATCCGTGTGTGGAGGGAAACTGCGCCTCATCAGACAG TCTGATCTTCGGGGCCATCACCTGCATCACAGGTGTTCTGGGCGTGGCCAGCGGCGTGCAGGTGAGTCGGAAGTTGAGGACGAGGACGCCCAGAGCCGACCCGCTGGTGTGTGCTGCCGGTCTGCTCCTCTCAGCACCTTTCCTCTACCTGGCCATCGTGTTCGCTCAGGCCAGCACCATCGCCACATAC GTCTTTATTTTCCTCGGAGAGACGTTCCTGTCCATGAACTGGGCCATCGTGGCTGATATACTGCTG TACGTCGTCGTTCCCACTCGTCGCTCCACAGCCGAGGCTTTTCAGATCGTCATCTCACATCTGCTGGGAGACGCAGGAAGTCCGTACCTCATCGGTGTG GTTTCGGACTCTCTGAGGAAGACGGACTCGTTCCTCTGGCAGTTTcgctccctgcagctctctctgctgctctgctccttCGTGGCCGTCATCGGTGGAGGTTTCTTCCTCGCCACCGCCCTGTTCATCGAAGGAGACCGCAATCGAGCCGAGAACTACGTCCCAACAG ACGACGAGCCGATTGTCGTGCCGAGAAGCGGCCGGACCACCAGAGTCCCGGTGTCCAGCGTCCTGATCTGA